From the Streptococcus oralis ATCC 35037 genome, one window contains:
- the lpdA gene encoding dihydrolipoyl dehydrogenase produces MALEVIMPKAGVDMTEGQIVQWNKKVGEFVKEGEILLEIMTDKVSMELEAEEDGYLIAILKGDGETVPVTEVIGYLGEEGENIPTAGAAAPESKPVPAASASNDDGKSDDAFDIVVIGGGPAGYVAAIKAAQLGGKVALVEKSELGGTCLNRGCIPTKTYLHNAEIIENIGHAANRGIVIENPNFTVDMDKLLETKSKVVNTLVGGVAGLLRSYGVTVHKGVGTITKDKNVLVDGSELLETKKIILAGGSKVSKINVPGMESPLVMTSDDILEMNEVPESLVIIGGGVVGIELGQAFMTFGSKVTVIEMMDRIVPAMDAEVSKNLRLILERKGMTILTGTKLQEIIEENGQLRIKIEGKDDIIASKALLSIGRVPDLEGIGDVEFELDRGRIKVNEYMETSVPGIYAPGDINGTKMLAHAAFRMGEVAAENALKGNHAVAKLNLTPAAIYTLPEVAAVGLTEEQAREKYDVAIGKFNFAANGRAIASDAAQGFVKVIADKKYGEILGVHIIGPAAAELINEASSIIEMEITVEEMLKTIHGHPTYSEVMYEAFADVLGMAIHSPKKNK; encoded by the coding sequence ATGGCCTTAGAAGTAATTATGCCAAAAGCCGGCGTGGATATGACAGAAGGACAAATCGTCCAATGGAATAAGAAAGTCGGTGAATTTGTAAAAGAAGGAGAAATCCTTTTGGAAATCATGACTGACAAAGTCAGCATGGAATTGGAAGCAGAAGAAGATGGGTACTTGATTGCCATCCTCAAAGGAGATGGTGAAACTGTCCCAGTGACTGAAGTTATCGGTTACCTTGGTGAAGAAGGGGAAAATATCCCAACAGCTGGAGCTGCTGCGCCAGAATCAAAACCTGTACCTGCAGCTAGTGCTTCAAACGACGACGGCAAGAGCGATGATGCCTTTGATATCGTTGTGATTGGTGGAGGTCCTGCTGGATATGTAGCAGCCATTAAAGCTGCTCAACTCGGTGGTAAGGTTGCCCTTGTTGAGAAATCTGAACTCGGTGGAACCTGCTTGAACCGTGGATGTATCCCAACTAAGACCTACCTTCACAACGCTGAAATCATCGAAAACATCGGTCATGCAGCAAACCGTGGTATTGTCATTGAAAATCCAAACTTCACTGTAGATATGGATAAACTTTTAGAAACTAAATCTAAAGTTGTCAATACCTTGGTAGGTGGTGTTGCGGGTCTTCTTCGTAGCTACGGAGTTACTGTTCATAAGGGTGTTGGTACAATCACTAAAGACAAGAATGTCTTGGTAGATGGTTCTGAATTGCTTGAAACCAAGAAAATTATCCTTGCTGGTGGTTCAAAAGTCAGCAAGATTAACGTCCCTGGTATGGAATCTCCACTTGTGATGACCAGCGATGATATTCTTGAAATGAACGAAGTTCCAGAAAGCCTCGTAATCATCGGTGGTGGGGTTGTCGGTATCGAACTCGGCCAAGCATTCATGACATTTGGTTCAAAAGTAACTGTTATCGAAATGATGGACCGTATCGTGCCAGCTATGGATGCGGAAGTGTCTAAGAATCTTCGCTTGATTTTGGAACGCAAAGGTATGACTATCTTAACAGGTACAAAATTGCAAGAAATCATCGAAGAAAATGGTCAACTTCGTATCAAGATTGAAGGAAAAGACGACATCATCGCTAGCAAAGCTCTTCTTTCAATCGGTCGTGTGCCAGACCTCGAAGGAATTGGCGATGTTGAGTTTGAGTTGGATCGTGGACGTATCAAGGTCAACGAATACATGGAAACTTCTGTTCCAGGTATTTACGCACCAGGTGACATCAACGGTACTAAGATGTTGGCGCACGCAGCCTTCCGCATGGGTGAAGTTGCTGCTGAAAATGCCCTCAAAGGAAATCATGCTGTTGCCAAATTGAACTTGACTCCTGCAGCCATCTATACTCTTCCTGAAGTAGCAGCAGTAGGTTTGACTGAAGAACAAGCGCGTGAGAAATACGATGTAGCCATCGGTAAATTCAACTTTGCAGCCAACGGTCGTGCCATTGCATCTGATGCTGCTCAAGGTTTCGTAAAAGTTATCGCTGATAAGAAATACGGGGAAATCCTTGGTGTGCACATCATTGGTCCTGCAGCCGCAGAATTGATTAACGAGGCATCAAGCATTATCGAAATGGAAATCACTGTTGAGGAAATGCTGAAGACCATCCACGGACACCCAACCTACTCTGAAGTTATGTACGAAGCATTTGCGGATGTTCTAGGAATGGCTATCCATTCACCAAAGAAAAATAAATAA
- a CDS encoding alpha-ketoacid dehydrogenase subunit beta: METKTMSFRDTIILAMSEEMRRDENVFLMGEDVGVFGGDFGTSVGMLEEFGPERVRDCPISEAAISGAAAGAAMTGLRPIVDMTFMDFSVIAMDNIVNQAAKTRYMFGGKGQVPMTVRCAAGNGVGSAAQHSQSLESWFTHIPGLKVVAPGTPADMKGLLKSSIRDNNPVIILEYKSEFNQKGEVPVDPDYTIPLGVGEIKREGTDVTVVTYGKMLRRVVQAAEELAEEGISVEIVDPRTLVPLDKDIIINSVKKTGKVVLVNDAHKTSGYIGEISAIISESEAFDYLDAPIRRCAGEDVPMPYAQNLENAMIPTVESIKDAIRKTYNKE; this comes from the coding sequence ATGGAAACAAAAACAATGTCGTTCCGTGACACCATTATCCTTGCTATGTCTGAGGAAATGCGTCGCGATGAAAATGTATTCTTGATGGGAGAAGACGTCGGTGTCTTCGGAGGAGACTTCGGAACTTCTGTTGGAATGCTCGAAGAATTTGGTCCAGAACGTGTCCGTGACTGTCCGATTTCTGAAGCTGCCATCTCGGGAGCAGCAGCAGGAGCAGCCATGACAGGACTTCGTCCAATTGTCGATATGACCTTCATGGACTTCTCGGTTATTGCCATGGATAATATCGTCAACCAAGCTGCTAAAACACGTTATATGTTTGGTGGTAAAGGTCAGGTTCCAATGACTGTCCGTTGTGCAGCTGGTAACGGAGTTGGTTCTGCGGCCCAGCACTCGCAATCTCTAGAGTCTTGGTTTACACACATCCCTGGTCTCAAGGTTGTAGCTCCAGGTACGCCTGCGGACATGAAAGGACTGCTCAAGTCTTCTATCCGTGATAACAACCCAGTTATCATCCTTGAATACAAGTCAGAATTTAACCAAAAAGGGGAAGTGCCAGTTGATCCAGACTACACAATCCCACTTGGAGTTGGTGAAATCAAACGTGAAGGTACAGATGTAACAGTCGTTACTTATGGTAAAATGCTTCGCCGTGTGGTTCAAGCTGCTGAAGAATTAGCAGAAGAGGGAATTTCAGTTGAAATTGTGGACCCACGTACCCTCGTTCCACTTGATAAGGATATCATCATTAACTCAGTGAAGAAGACTGGTAAGGTCGTTCTGGTCAACGACGCCCACAAAACAAGTGGCTATATCGGAGAGATTTCAGCTATTATTTCAGAATCAGAAGCATTTGACTATCTAGATGCACCAATCCGCCGTTGTGCAGGAGAAGATGTGCCAATGCCTTACGCGCAAAACCTTGAAAATGCAATGATTCCAACAGTTGAAAGCATCAAAGATGCAATCCGTAAGACTTATAACAAAGAATGA
- a CDS encoding thiamine pyrophosphate-dependent dehydrogenase E1 component subunit alpha, with protein MSTLDKNLLLEMFRKMEEIRRMDLKIAQLVKKGKVPGMTHFSVGEEAANVGAMLALNPDDLITSNHRGHGQAIAKGIDLNGMMAEILGKYTGTCKGKGGSMHIADLDAGNLGANGIVGGGMGIAVGAALSQQMQHTGKIVVCFFGDGATNEGVFHEAVNMASIWKLPVIFYCINNGYGISADIKKMTNVEHIHQRSAAYGIPGMFIEDGNNVIDVYEGFKKAVDHVRGGNGPVLIESVTYRWLGHSSSDPGKYRTREEVELWKQKDPIENLRKYLIENNIASAEELEEIQAQVKEAVEASVKFAEESPFPPLESAFEDIYAD; from the coding sequence ATGTCAACTTTAGATAAGAATCTTTTGCTAGAGATGTTCCGTAAGATGGAAGAAATCCGTCGCATGGACTTAAAAATTGCTCAGTTAGTGAAAAAGGGGAAAGTTCCCGGTATGACTCACTTTTCTGTCGGAGAGGAAGCTGCTAACGTCGGAGCAATGCTGGCTCTTAATCCAGATGATCTGATTACCTCAAATCACCGTGGACACGGGCAAGCTATTGCTAAGGGGATTGACCTTAACGGAATGATGGCTGAAATCCTTGGAAAATACACTGGAACCTGTAAAGGAAAAGGTGGTTCTATGCACATCGCCGACCTAGATGCTGGGAACCTCGGTGCAAATGGTATCGTAGGTGGTGGTATGGGAATCGCTGTCGGTGCAGCCCTCAGTCAGCAAATGCAACATACTGGTAAAATCGTTGTCTGCTTCTTTGGAGATGGCGCGACCAACGAAGGTGTTTTCCACGAAGCAGTGAACATGGCTTCTATTTGGAAACTTCCTGTTATTTTCTACTGCATTAACAACGGTTATGGAATTTCTGCGGATATCAAGAAAATGACCAATGTAGAGCACATCCATCAACGTAGTGCTGCTTACGGAATTCCTGGAATGTTTATCGAAGATGGAAACAATGTCATCGATGTCTATGAAGGATTTAAGAAAGCAGTAGATCATGTTCGTGGTGGCAATGGCCCAGTCTTGATCGAAAGTGTAACCTATCGCTGGCTTGGTCACTCATCATCTGACCCTGGTAAATATCGTACCCGTGAAGAAGTGGAATTGTGGAAACAAAAAGACCCAATCGAAAACCTTCGCAAATACCTCATTGAAAACAATATTGCAAGTGCAGAAGAATTGGAAGAAATTCAAGCACAAGTCAAGGAAGCAGTAGAAGCTTCTGTTAAATTTGCAGAAGAAAGCCCATTCCCACCACTAGAATCAGCATTTGAAGATATTTACGCAGACTAA
- a CDS encoding dihydrolipoamide acetyltransferase encodes MADDKLRATPAARKLADDLGINLYDVSGSGANGRVHKEDVETYKDTNVVRISPLAKRIALEHNIAWQEIQGTGHRGKIMKKDVLALLPENIENDTIKSPAQIEKVEEVPDTITPYGEIERIPMTPMRKVIAQRMVESYLTAPTFTLNYDVDMSEMLALRKKVLEPIMEATSKKTTVTDLLSLAVVKTLMKHPYINASLTEDGKTIITHNYVNLAMAVGMDNGLMTPVVYNAEKMSLSELVVAFKDVIGRTLDGKLAPSELQNSTFTISNLGMFGVQSFGPIINQPNSAILGVSSTVEKPVVVNGEIVIRPIMSLGLTIDHRVVDGMAGAKFMKDLKALIENPISMLV; translated from the coding sequence ATGGCTGATGACAAGCTAAGAGCGACTCCTGCGGCTAGAAAGTTAGCGGATGATCTAGGGATCAACCTCTACGACGTTTCTGGCTCAGGTGCAAACGGTCGTGTCCACAAAGAAGACGTGGAAACTTATAAAGACACAAATGTGGTTCGCATTTCGCCACTTGCAAAACGAATTGCCCTCGAACATAACATTGCTTGGCAGGAAATCCAAGGAACAGGTCATCGTGGTAAAATCATGAAGAAGGACGTTTTGGCCTTACTTCCTGAAAATATCGAAAACGACACCATCAAGTCTCCTGCTCAAATCGAAAAAGTGGAAGAAGTTCCAGACACTATCACTCCTTATGGTGAGATTGAGCGTATTCCAATGACACCAATGCGTAAGGTTATCGCACAACGTATGGTTGAATCTTACCTAACTGCGCCAACTTTCACACTCAACTATGATGTCGATATGTCAGAAATGTTGGCTCTTCGTAAGAAGGTTCTTGAGCCAATTATGGAAGCGACTAGTAAGAAGACTACTGTAACAGACCTTCTTTCACTCGCTGTTGTGAAAACATTGATGAAACACCCATACATCAACGCTTCATTGACAGAAGACGGCAAGACCATTATCACTCATAACTATGTCAACCTTGCGATGGCGGTTGGGATGGATAACGGATTGATGACGCCTGTTGTCTATAATGCTGAAAAAATGAGCTTGTCAGAGTTGGTTGTTGCCTTTAAGGATGTAATTGGTCGTACCTTGGATGGTAAATTGGCTCCAAGCGAACTGCAAAATTCAACCTTCACAATTAGTAACTTGGGAATGTTTGGCGTTCAGTCCTTTGGTCCGATTATTAACCAACCAAACTCAGCTATCCTCGGAGTTAGCTCAACAGTTGAAAAACCTGTAGTTGTCAATGGTGAAATTGTTATTCGTCCTATCATGAGCCTTGGTTTAACTATTGACCACCGTGTTGTAGATGGTATGGCTGGTGCTAAGTTTATGAAAGACTTGAAAGCCTTAATTGAGAACCCAATCTCAATGTTGGTTTAA
- the xerS gene encoding tyrosine recombinase XerS, which produces MKREILLERIDKLKQIMPWYVLEYYQSKLAVPYSFTTLYEYLKEYDRFFSWVLESGISNADKMSDIPLSVLENMSKKDMEAFILYLRERPLLNANTTKQGVSQTTINRTLSALSSLYKYLTEEVENDLGEPYFYRNVMKKVSTKKKKETLAARAENIKQKLFLGDETEGFLTYIDQEYPQQLSNRALSSFNKNKERDLAIIALLLASGVRLSEAVNLDLRDLNLKMMVIDVTRKGGKRDSVNVAAFAKPYLENYLAIRNQRYKTEKTDTALFLTLYRGVPNRIDASSVEKMVAKYSEDFKVRVTPHKLRHTLATRLYDATKSQVLVSHQLGHASTQVTDLYTHIVNDEQKNALDSL; this is translated from the coding sequence ATGAAACGTGAGATTTTACTGGAACGAATCGACAAACTAAAACAAATCATGCCCTGGTATGTTCTGGAATACTACCAATCCAAGCTTGCTGTGCCCTACAGTTTTACAACCTTGTACGAATATCTCAAGGAATACGATCGATTTTTCAGCTGGGTTTTAGAGTCTGGAATTTCAAATGCTGATAAAATGTCTGATATTCCTTTATCTGTCTTGGAAAATATGTCTAAGAAAGATATGGAAGCTTTTATCCTATATCTACGTGAACGTCCATTGCTGAATGCTAATACAACCAAGCAAGGTGTATCTCAGACGACCATCAATCGGACCTTATCAGCACTTTCTAGTCTTTACAAGTATCTAACAGAGGAGGTTGAAAACGACCTGGGAGAACCCTATTTCTATCGTAATGTAATGAAGAAAGTTTCAACCAAGAAAAAGAAAGAAACACTTGCTGCTAGAGCTGAAAACATCAAGCAAAAACTCTTTCTAGGTGATGAAACAGAAGGTTTTCTAACTTATATCGATCAGGAGTACCCACAACAGCTCTCAAATCGCGCTCTCTCATCATTTAATAAGAACAAAGAACGTGATTTAGCCATTATTGCCCTTCTCTTGGCGTCTGGTGTCCGCTTATCTGAAGCTGTTAATTTGGATCTAAGGGACCTTAATCTCAAAATGATGGTGATCGATGTCACTCGAAAAGGGGGGAAACGTGATTCTGTCAATGTCGCTGCTTTTGCTAAGCCTTACCTAGAGAATTATCTAGCCATTCGAAATCAACGCTATAAGACGGAAAAGACAGATACAGCTCTCTTTTTGACCTTATATCGAGGCGTTCCCAATCGTATTGATGCTTCTAGTGTTGAAAAGATGGTTGCTAAGTACTCTGAGGACTTCAAAGTCCGTGTAACTCCACACAAACTACGCCATACCCTGGCGACTAGGCTCTATGATGCTACTAAATCGCAAGTTTTGGTCAGCCATCAGCTAGGACATGCCAGTACACAAGTCACTGACCTCTATACCCATATCGTCAATGATGAACAAAAGAATGCTTTAGATAGTTTATGA
- a CDS encoding CPBP family intramembrane glutamic endopeptidase, whose translation MKRNKAIAVYLLGTFSQIISACLLFFLLNHFSVHSNLLTILGIIVGGISSALWGIIVANHYFHIPYKKIVNDFFNIHTSYKHYLLSFFLIVLDFSFLMFGGQIVEFSWYLPFLMFFKFIVFGGIEEIGWRYVFQPILQEKLPYFYSTILTFFSWAIWHLLFFYIDGSLATLQILPFLFGLLTNSFILSALYIKTKNLWICVMTHSIINVLSQLTIDTNRYETYLIKIFVILVSCYMVIHKKDEYNRYK comes from the coding sequence ATGAAAAGAAATAAGGCAATTGCAGTATATTTGCTGGGCACTTTTAGCCAAATAATATCAGCTTGTCTCCTTTTCTTTCTCTTGAATCATTTTTCTGTTCATTCCAATCTATTAACTATTTTAGGAATCATTGTTGGTGGGATTTCCTCAGCTCTTTGGGGAATAATTGTTGCAAATCACTATTTTCATATTCCTTATAAGAAGATCGTTAACGATTTTTTTAACATTCATACCAGTTACAAACATTATTTATTATCTTTTTTCCTTATTGTCCTTGATTTTTCTTTTCTAATGTTTGGTGGGCAAATAGTAGAATTTAGCTGGTATCTCCCATTTTTGATGTTCTTCAAATTTATTGTCTTTGGCGGTATAGAAGAGATTGGATGGCGATATGTTTTTCAACCAATCTTACAAGAGAAGCTACCATATTTTTACTCAACAATCCTAACCTTTTTCAGCTGGGCAATTTGGCATCTGTTGTTCTTTTACATAGATGGTTCCCTAGCAACTCTGCAAATTCTACCGTTTTTATTTGGATTGCTGACGAATTCTTTCATACTCTCAGCTCTTTATATCAAAACAAAGAATCTCTGGATTTGCGTTATGACACATTCGATCATTAATGTCTTGTCTCAGCTAACCATAGATACTAATCGATACGAAACCTACCTAATCAAAATTTTCGTCATATTGGTATCCTGCTATATGGTAATACATAAAAAAGATGAGTATAATCGGTATAAATAA
- a CDS encoding lipoate--protein ligase encodes MKYIINHSNDTAFNIALEEYAFKHLLGEDQIFLLWINKPSIIVGRHQNTIEEINRDYVRENGIEVVRRISGGGAVYHDLNNLNYTIISKEDENKAFDFKSFSTPVINTLAQLGVKAEFTGRNDLEIDGKKFCGNAQAYINGRIMHHGCLLFDVDLSVLANALKVSKDKFESKGVKSVRARVTNIVNELPEKITVEEFRDLLLEYMKKEYPEMTEYVFSEQELAEINRIKDNKFGTWDWNYGKSPEFNVRRGTKFTSGKVEVFANVIESKIQDIKIYGDFFGIEDVAAVEDVLRGVKYEREDVLKALETIDITRYFAGISREEIAEAVVG; translated from the coding sequence ATGAAATATATTATCAATCATTCAAACGACACTGCATTTAATATCGCCTTGGAAGAATATGCGTTTAAACACTTACTAGGTGAGGATCAAATCTTCCTTCTTTGGATTAACAAACCTTCTATCATTGTTGGTCGTCATCAGAACACCATCGAAGAAATCAACCGTGATTATGTTCGAGAAAATGGCATTGAGGTAGTCCGCCGTATCAGTGGTGGTGGAGCTGTTTATCACGATCTGAACAATCTCAACTACACCATCATTTCAAAAGAAGATGAAAACAAGGCCTTTGACTTCAAGAGCTTCTCAACTCCAGTTATCAATACCTTGGCTCAACTAGGCGTTAAAGCTGAGTTCACAGGCCGTAATGACCTTGAGATTGATGGCAAAAAATTCTGTGGCAATGCCCAAGCCTATATCAATGGGCGTATCATGCACCATGGTTGCTTGCTCTTTGACGTTGATTTGTCAGTCCTTGCTAATGCCCTCAAGGTTTCAAAAGATAAATTTGAATCAAAAGGTGTGAAATCCGTCCGTGCTCGTGTCACAAATATTGTCAATGAATTACCAGAAAAAATCACAGTTGAAGAATTCCGCGATTTGCTATTGGAATACATGAAAAAAGAGTATCCAGAGATGACTGAATACGTTTTTTCTGAGCAAGAATTGGCCGAAATCAATCGTATCAAGGATAACAAGTTCGGTACTTGGGACTGGAACTACGGTAAATCACCTGAATTTAACGTCCGTCGTGGAACAAAATTCACTAGTGGTAAGGTTGAAGTTTTTGCCAACGTCATTGAATCAAAAATCCAAGATATCAAGATTTACGGTGACTTCTTTGGTATCGAAGACGTTGCAGCTGTAGAAGATGTCCTTCGTGGTGTGAAATACGAACGCGAAGATGTCCTCAAAGCACTAGAAACTATTGACATCACACGCTACTTTGCTGGTATAAGCCGTGAAGAAATAGCTGAAGCAGTAGTGGGGTAA
- a CDS encoding MATE family efflux transporter encodes MYPTHQFKDKFVLFLKIFFPILIYQFANYSASFVDTTMTGQYNTMDLAGVSTATSLWNPFFTFLTGIVSAMVPIIGHHLGRGKKEEVASDFYQFIYLAFGLSLVLLGMVVFLAPPVLNNIGLEVQVAAVAVSYLWYLSIGIIPLLLFSVIRSLLDSLGLTKLSMYLMLLLLPLNSGFNYLLIYGAFGFPELGGAGAGLGTSLAYWVLLGISLLVLFKQERLKTLHLEKRIPFNIDKIKEGVRLGLPIGGTVFAEVAIFSVVGLIMAKFSSLIIASHQSAMNFSSLMYAFPMSISSAMAIVVSYEVGAKRFEDAKIYARIGRVTALIFAGLTLSFLYIFRDRVASLYGNDPQFIETTAVFLTYSLFFQLADTFAAPLQGILRGYKDTIVPFYLGLIGYWGVAIPLGYLLDQVIDLGAFAYWIGLIASLIVSGCLYQWRLKTVMKRLS; translated from the coding sequence ATGTATCCAACCCATCAATTTAAAGACAAGTTTGTCTTATTTCTTAAGATATTTTTCCCTATTCTGATCTATCAATTTGCCAATTATTCTGCCTCTTTTGTTGATACAACCATGACTGGGCAGTACAATACCATGGACTTGGCAGGAGTATCAACTGCAACGAGTCTATGGAACCCTTTCTTTACTTTTTTAACAGGGATTGTTTCGGCCATGGTTCCCATTATAGGCCATCATCTGGGACGGGGCAAAAAGGAGGAAGTGGCATCTGACTTTTACCAATTCATCTATTTAGCTTTCGGACTGTCTTTGGTCTTGCTTGGAATGGTAGTATTTTTAGCCCCCCCTGTCTTAAACAACATCGGACTAGAAGTTCAAGTGGCGGCAGTTGCAGTTTCCTATCTTTGGTACCTGTCTATTGGAATTATTCCCTTGTTGCTGTTCAGTGTCATTCGCTCTTTGTTGGATTCTCTTGGATTGACCAAGCTATCTATGTACCTCATGCTCCTATTACTTCCGCTCAATAGTGGTTTTAACTATCTTTTGATATATGGAGCTTTCGGTTTCCCTGAGCTTGGTGGCGCAGGAGCAGGGCTAGGAACTTCACTAGCCTATTGGGTTTTATTGGGTATTTCCCTGCTTGTTTTGTTCAAACAGGAAAGATTAAAAACGTTACATCTTGAAAAACGGATTCCATTCAATATAGATAAAATCAAGGAAGGTGTTCGGTTAGGTCTACCAATCGGAGGAACCGTATTTGCGGAAGTGGCTATTTTCTCCGTGGTGGGACTAATCATGGCTAAGTTTTCATCACTCATCATCGCTAGCCACCAGTCAGCTATGAACTTTTCGAGCCTCATGTACGCTTTCCCCATGAGTATTTCCTCTGCTATGGCGATTGTTGTGTCTTACGAGGTGGGGGCTAAACGTTTTGAGGATGCAAAAATCTATGCTCGTATAGGGAGAGTAACCGCCCTTATTTTTGCAGGTCTTACCCTGTCTTTTCTCTACATTTTTAGAGATCGTGTAGCAAGTTTATATGGAAATGACCCTCAGTTCATTGAAACAACTGCTGTATTTCTAACCTACAGTCTCTTTTTCCAGCTAGCTGATACCTTTGCGGCTCCGCTCCAAGGAATTTTAAGAGGGTATAAGGACACTATCGTTCCTTTCTATCTTGGTCTAATCGGGTATTGGGGAGTAGCGATACCTCTAGGATACCTACTAGATCAGGTAATTGACTTAGGGGCATTTGCTTACTGGATTGGGTTAATTGCCAGCTTGATTGTTTCTGGTTGTTTGTATCAATGGCGTTTGAAAACCGTAATGAAAAGATTGAGCTAA
- a CDS encoding type II toxin-antitoxin system RelE family toxin, giving the protein MTFSYTDEQLNNLNRDYAVYSVNLEFAKRKGRTYVNSNLIENISPGDLEKTNTITTSDGQEFRVVATKSDPGTGFDGLAVAPIVNGEPDYKNVAVIAAGTDPDSPTKIDVATAVAERETSLSPQYFLADRFVKEIMEDPRYEVSQLSGYSQGAYMLKVGAKYRIPTTTFNAWFFYPSLSNEEKAFIDKNPAMFIDYRKKHDDVVRWNDFNHPELFNKSFLKMPDTIYWLDGSSHKIEDWEFDPVTGQVVDGKGGKPLISGVYRAYANSLRGMAHYKDLKSKWSKNGISSSEEIYLDAAQGSILSSSMATAARTGADEVSALAKKANQELQEIWSKIDFTSYTALAPYEVEAIFASQGITQAQFIDTFQAETTQTVTKMNASAQAFEQLDKQLQDVIEKTVATDTQFAKEFRQWKEKM; this is encoded by the coding sequence ATGACATTTTCCTATACAGATGAGCAGTTAAACAATTTGAATAGAGATTATGCTGTATATAGTGTAAATCTTGAATTCGCTAAACGTAAAGGTAGAACTTATGTTAATTCAAATCTAATTGAAAATATATCTCCTGGCGATTTAGAAAAAACCAACACAATAACCACCTCAGATGGTCAAGAATTCCGTGTTGTTGCGACTAAGTCTGACCCAGGAACAGGTTTTGATGGACTAGCCGTTGCACCAATTGTCAATGGTGAACCCGATTATAAAAACGTAGCTGTGATTGCTGCAGGAACGGATCCTGATAGTCCTACTAAGATTGATGTCGCAACTGCGGTTGCAGAAAGAGAAACATCCTTATCTCCCCAATATTTTCTAGCAGACCGATTTGTAAAAGAAATTATGGAAGACCCTAGATATGAAGTCAGTCAACTATCTGGATATTCACAAGGGGCTTATATGCTAAAGGTAGGAGCTAAATACCGCATACCTACGACAACTTTCAACGCCTGGTTTTTTTATCCTTCACTTTCTAACGAGGAAAAAGCATTTATTGATAAAAATCCAGCTATGTTTATTGATTACCGTAAAAAACATGATGACGTAGTCCGTTGGAATGATTTCAATCACCCTGAATTATTTAATAAATCCTTTTTAAAAATGCCTGATACAATATACTGGCTTGATGGATCTAGCCATAAAATTGAGGACTGGGAGTTTGATCCTGTAACTGGTCAAGTTGTTGATGGTAAAGGTGGAAAACCCTTAATTAGTGGCGTTTATAGAGCTTATGCCAACAGTCTCCGAGGAATGGCTCACTACAAGGACTTGAAATCAAAATGGTCAAAGAATGGAATTAGTAGTTCTGAGGAAATATACTTAGATGCAGCTCAAGGTTCGATCTTATCATCATCAATGGCTACAGCAGCCAGAACTGGAGCTGATGAAGTGAGCGCCTTAGCAAAAAAAGCCAATCAAGAATTACAAGAAATTTGGTCCAAGATCGACTTTACAAGCTACACAGCTTTGGCTCCCTATGAGGTTGAGGCCATTTTTGCTAGCCAAGGTATCACTCAAGCACAGTTTATCGATACTTTTCAGGCAGAGACAACACAAACAGTCACTAAGATGAATGCTTCCGCTCAAGCATTTGAACAGTTAGACAAACAATTACAGGATGTCATTGAAAAAACAGTAGCAACAGACACACAATTTGCCAAGGAGTTCAGACAATGGAAAGAAAAGATGTGA